GGGAGGAACCGTCCCCGGTTTCCGGCAGCATCTTGTAGGCGGTGCGGAGCTGGTTGATGGTGACGCCGGTGCCGATCAGGGCCGCGGCCTTGGCCATCTGCACGCCGGTTGCCTTGGAGACGAACGGCACGGTACGGGAGGCCCGCGGGTTCGCTTCCAGGACATAGAGCACGTCCGAGGCCAGCGCGAACTGGATGTTGATCAGGCCGCGGACGCCCACGCCTTCGGCGATGGCGCGGGTGGCGGTGCGGACCCGCTCGAGCACGTTGTTGCCGAGGGTGATCGGGGGCAGCACGCATGCGGAGTCACCGGAGTGGATCCCGGCCTCCTCGATGTGCTCCATGATGCCGCCGAGGTACATGTCGGTGCCGTCGAAGAGGGCGTCGACATCGATTTCGACGGCGTCCTCCAGGAACCGGTCGATCAGGACCGGGTGGTCCGGGGTGATTTCGGTGGCGTTGGCGATGTACCGGGAGAGGTTCGGCTCGTCGTAGACAATTTCCATGCCGCGGCCGCCCAGGACGTAGGACGGGCGGACCAGGACCGGGTAGCCGATTTCGTCCGCGATCTTCTTGGCGTCCTCGAAGGACACGGCGGTGCCGTTCTTCGGGGCGATCAGGCCGGCGTTGTCCAGGACGCGGGAGAATTCGCCGCGGTGCTCGGCGAGATCGATCGCTTCCGGGGACGTGCCCAGGATGGGGACGCCGGCGTCGGCCAGCTGCTGCGCCAGCTTCAGCGGGGTCTGGCCGCCCAGCTGGACGAACACACCCATGACTCCGCCGGTGCGCTCTTCGGCGGCGATGACCTCCAGCACGTCTTCGAGCGTCAGCGGCTCGAAGTACAGGCGGGTGGAGACGTCATAGTCCGTGGAGACGGTCTCGGGGTTGCAGTTGACCATCACGGTTTCGTACCCGGCCTTGCGCAGCGCCATGGAGGCGTGAACGCAGGAGTAGTCGAATTCGATTCCCTGGCCGATCCGGTTGGGCCCGGAGCCAAGGATCAGGATGGACGGCTTGGCGTGCAGCGCAATCTCGTCCTCCTCGTCGTAGGACGAGTAGTGGTAAGGGGTGTACGCGGCGAATTCGGCGGCGCAAGTGTCCACGGTCTTGTAGACGGGGCGGATGCCGAGGGCCTGGCGGACCCCGCGGACCACGGCTTCGGAGTTGTGCGTCAGGGCACCGATCTGCTGGTCCGAGAAGCCGTGGCGCTTGGCGCGCTGGAGCATCTCCACCGTCAGGGAGCCGGCCTTGCGGATCTCGTGGGAGATTTCGTTGAGCAGCTGGAGCTGGTCGAGGTACCAGGGGTCGATCTTGGTGGCTTCGAAGAGCTGTTCCACGGTGGCGCCGCCGAGCAGGGCACGCTGGACCTGGTGCAGGCGTTCGGTGGTGGGCCGTTTGGCCTTTTCGATCAGCTCCGGGACTTCCCATTCCGGGACCGGGGTGAAGTCCAGCTGCGAGCCCTTCTGCTCCAGGGAGCGCAGAGCCTTCTGCAGGGCTTCGGTGAAGTTGCGGCCCATGGCCATCGCTTCGCCCACGGACTTCATGGTGGTGGTCAGGGTGTCGTCCGCTGCCGGGAACTTCTCGAAAGCGAAGCGCGGGACCTTCACCACCACATAGTCCAAGGTGGGTTCGAAAGACGCGGGGGTCTTCTGGGTGATGTCGTTCGGGATCTCATCCAGGGTGTAGCCGAGCGAGAGCTTGGTGGCGATCTTGGCAATGGCAAAGCCGGTGGCCTTTGAGGCCAGGGCCGAGGACCGGGAAACGCGCGGGTTCATTTCGATGACCACCACACGGCCGGTGTCCGGCTCCACCGCGAACTGGATGTTGCAGCCGCCGGTGTCCACGCCCACTTCACGGATGACGGCGATGGAAATATCGCGCAGCCGCTGGTACTCGCGGTCCGTGAGGGTCAGTGCCGGGGCCACCGTGATGGAGTCGCCGGTGTGGACACCTACGGGGTCGAAGTTCTCGATGGAACAGACAACCACCACGTTGTCGTTCTTGTCCCGCATCATCTCGAGTTCGTACTCCTTCCAGCCCAGGATGCTCTCTTCGAGCAGCACCTCGGACGTGGGGCTGTACTGCAGGCCCTGGCCCACAATGCGGCGGAGGTCGCCCTCGTCGTAGGCCAGGCCGGAGCCGAGGCCGCCCATGGTGAAGGAGGGCCGGACCACCATCGGGTAGCCGAGGTCTTCGGCTGCCTTGAGGGCCTCGTCAATGGTGTGGATGATGTGGCTCCGGGCCGATTCGGCCCCGCAGCGTTCCACCACGCCCTTGAACTTCTCCCGGTCCTCGCCGAGCTCGATCGCCGCGATGTTGGCGCCGATGAGCTCCACGTTGTACTTTTCCAGCACACCGTTCTTGTCCAGGGCGATGGCCGTGTTCAGCGCTGTCTGGCCGCCGAGGGTGGGGAGGATGGCATCGGGCCGCTCCTTGGCGATGATCTTCTCCACCACCTCGGGGGTGATGGGCTCGATGTAGGTGGCGTCTGCGAACTCGGGATCCGTCATGATGGTGGCCGGGTTGGAGTTCACCAGGATGACCCGGAGGCCCTCCT
The window above is part of the Pseudarthrobacter sp. IC2-21 genome. Proteins encoded here:
- the carB gene encoding carbamoyl-phosphate synthase large subunit produces the protein MPKRTDLKSVLVIGSGPIVIGQAAEFDYSGTQALRVLKEEGLRVILVNSNPATIMTDPEFADATYIEPITPEVVEKIIAKERPDAILPTLGGQTALNTAIALDKNGVLEKYNVELIGANIAAIELGEDREKFKGVVERCGAESARSHIIHTIDEALKAAEDLGYPMVVRPSFTMGGLGSGLAYDEGDLRRIVGQGLQYSPTSEVLLEESILGWKEYELEMMRDKNDNVVVVCSIENFDPVGVHTGDSITVAPALTLTDREYQRLRDISIAVIREVGVDTGGCNIQFAVEPDTGRVVVIEMNPRVSRSSALASKATGFAIAKIATKLSLGYTLDEIPNDITQKTPASFEPTLDYVVVKVPRFAFEKFPAADDTLTTTMKSVGEAMAMGRNFTEALQKALRSLEQKGSQLDFTPVPEWEVPELIEKAKRPTTERLHQVQRALLGGATVEQLFEATKIDPWYLDQLQLLNEISHEIRKAGSLTVEMLQRAKRHGFSDQQIGALTHNSEAVVRGVRQALGIRPVYKTVDTCAAEFAAYTPYHYSSYDEEDEIALHAKPSILILGSGPNRIGQGIEFDYSCVHASMALRKAGYETVMVNCNPETVSTDYDVSTRLYFEPLTLEDVLEVIAAEERTGGVMGVFVQLGGQTPLKLAQQLADAGVPILGTSPEAIDLAEHRGEFSRVLDNAGLIAPKNGTAVSFEDAKKIADEIGYPVLVRPSYVLGGRGMEIVYDEPNLSRYIANATEITPDHPVLIDRFLEDAVEIDVDALFDGTDMYLGGIMEHIEEAGIHSGDSACVLPPITLGNNVLERVRTATRAIAEGVGVRGLINIQFALASDVLYVLEANPRASRTVPFVSKATGVQMAKAAALIGTGVTINQLRTAYKMLPETGDGSSLPLDAPVSVKEAVLPFSRFRTPEGKVVDSLLGPEMRSTGEVMGIDKHFDTAFAKSQAAANNALPTEGKIFVSVANRDKRAVIMAIKRLSDLGFEIVSTGGTADVLRRNGIQASTVRKVAEGSSAEGEGTIADLVIAGEIDMVFNTPSGGEARSDGYALRAAATSIGIPCITTVAEINAAVQAIEAMRTYEWSVTSLQEHAAALAASQAAAAQSAATQVAQHA